A single genomic interval of uncultured Sunxiuqinia sp. harbors:
- a CDS encoding flavin reductase → MKYKAFHKMSYGMYLVASELDGEKSGYIANTAFQVTNSPEQVAISCHKDNLTTDVIRKAGAFSVSILKKELNVKLIGEFGFNSGDTVDKFKDVEIKTAQTGMPIVINESVAWLDCKVTHTVDIGSHWMIIGEVVDSDVVLDEEPLTYAYYREKYKMYSPKNSPTYIEQDTLKKEEEESKTEESGENAEQGDDASPHVCVICGYTYDPEVGDPTMGIEPGTLFEDLPDDYKCPICNAPKDYFKKA, encoded by the coding sequence ATGAAATACAAAGCTTTTCATAAAATGTCATATGGAATGTATCTGGTAGCCTCAGAGTTAGACGGTGAAAAATCAGGATACATTGCAAATACAGCTTTTCAGGTTACTAATTCGCCGGAGCAAGTCGCAATTTCGTGCCATAAGGACAATCTCACAACTGATGTGATTCGAAAGGCAGGTGCTTTTTCTGTTTCAATATTAAAAAAGGAACTGAACGTGAAGTTGATCGGTGAGTTTGGGTTTAACTCGGGTGACACTGTGGATAAGTTTAAAGATGTAGAGATAAAAACGGCTCAAACAGGAATGCCAATTGTAATTAATGAGAGTGTGGCATGGTTAGATTGTAAAGTAACTCATACTGTTGATATTGGTTCGCACTGGATGATTATTGGCGAAGTTGTTGACAGTGATGTGGTGCTGGATGAAGAGCCCTTGACTTATGCTTATTATCGAGAAAAATATAAAATGTATTCACCCAAAAACTCACCAACATATATTGAGCAGGATACGCTAAAAAAAGAGGAAGAAGAGAGTAAAACTGAAGAATCAGGGGAAAATGCGGAACAGGGTGACGACGCTTCTCCACATGTTTGTGTTATTTGTGGTTATACTTACGATCCTGAGGTTGGCGATCCAACGATGGGAATTGAACCAGGTACTCTGTTTGAAGATTTACCGGATGATTATAAGTGTCCAATCTGTAATGCGCCGAAAGACTATTTCAAAAAAGCTTAG